A part of Thermodesulfobacteriota bacterium genomic DNA contains:
- a CDS encoding stage II sporulation protein M — MSLRHFTERLIPDRTVRRCLTVLAALFAAALPAGYIVRIAELEALGKALGDLSGPYRDMAGGSLFLLVLANNVFASLLLLIFGLLAGVVPVLSVAFNGFLLGLVYRLLAGTMGHAQAAQRLLPPAIFEVPALLVTAAFGLWLGIGAVRRFRGREAPTLGEQMRHAVERYFAIVFPLLIAAACIETFLAIKGP; from the coding sequence ATGTCCCTCCGGCATTTCACCGAGCGGCTTATCCCCGATCGGACCGTCCGTCGCTGCCTGACGGTCCTGGCGGCGCTGTTCGCGGCGGCGCTCCCCGCGGGCTACATCGTGCGGATCGCGGAGCTGGAGGCGCTGGGGAAGGCGCTCGGCGACCTGAGCGGGCCGTACCGCGACATGGCCGGCGGCTCGCTGTTCCTGCTGGTCCTCGCGAACAACGTCTTCGCCTCCCTGCTGCTGCTGATCTTCGGGCTCCTCGCGGGGGTCGTCCCGGTGCTTTCCGTGGCGTTCAACGGCTTCCTCCTCGGGCTGGTCTACCGTCTCCTCGCCGGGACGATGGGGCATGCGCAGGCGGCGCAGCGGCTGCTTCCCCCCGCGATCTTCGAGGTCCCCGCGCTGCTCGTCACCGCGGCCTTCGGCCTGTGGCTCGGGATCGGGGCGGTCCGGCGGTTCCGGGGCAGGGAGGCTCCCACGCTGGGAGAGCAGATGCGGCACGCCGTCGAGAGGTATTTCGCCATCGTGTTCCCGCTGCTGATCGCCGCCGCCTGCATCGAGACCTTCCTCGCGATCAAGGGCCCCTAA
- the chrA gene encoding chromate efflux transporter translates to MSAPSDRVPALRLFLSFLVLGTTSFGGPAMIAHIKDLSLRRNRWLSEESFRDGVALCQSVPGATAMQMSAYVGLRAGGLRGAAASYIGFGTPAFLLMLTLSAFYTGSREMPVAVSLFRGLQVLVVAILAHATFVFGRDIAKRPWDLLFAPASAACFAAGVSPFLVVIGAGIVGIVAFRGSPAVSPSGAGGEAERVPRALFLFAALVLAGVAALRFLDGKLFSLAALMLRIDLFAFGGGFAALPLMFHEIVNVRGWMSGPTFMDGIALGQVTPGPIVITSTFVGYMVRGVPGAVAATAAIFTPSFIVLAAAVPFLERMKRSRHYAGATRGILGSFVGLLFYMTVRFAWAVPWDAVKALFAAAALVALFRKAGILYVVLAGALLSVLIFR, encoded by the coding sequence ATGTCCGCCCCGTCCGATCGCGTACCCGCCCTGCGGCTGTTCCTGTCGTTCCTCGTGCTGGGAACGACGTCGTTCGGCGGCCCGGCCATGATCGCGCACATCAAGGACCTTTCCTTGCGGCGCAATCGTTGGCTGTCCGAGGAATCGTTCCGCGACGGCGTCGCGCTCTGCCAGTCCGTGCCCGGCGCCACGGCGATGCAGATGTCGGCGTACGTCGGCCTGCGGGCGGGAGGGCTGCGGGGCGCGGCGGCCTCGTACATCGGGTTCGGGACGCCGGCCTTCCTGCTGATGCTCACGCTCTCCGCGTTCTACACCGGCTCGCGGGAAATGCCTGTGGCGGTCTCCCTGTTCCGGGGGCTCCAGGTGCTGGTGGTGGCGATCCTGGCCCACGCGACGTTCGTCTTCGGGCGGGACATCGCGAAGAGGCCGTGGGACCTGCTGTTCGCCCCCGCTTCCGCCGCCTGCTTCGCCGCGGGGGTCAGCCCCTTCCTGGTCGTCATCGGGGCGGGGATCGTCGGGATCGTCGCGTTCCGCGGGTCGCCTGCGGTTTCGCCGTCCGGCGCGGGAGGGGAGGCGGAGCGGGTGCCGCGCGCGCTCTTCCTCTTCGCCGCCCTCGTCCTTGCGGGGGTCGCCGCCCTGCGATTCCTGGACGGAAAGCTCTTCTCCCTGGCGGCGCTCATGCTGCGGATCGACCTCTTCGCGTTCGGGGGAGGGTTCGCGGCCCTTCCGCTCATGTTCCACGAGATCGTGAACGTGAGAGGATGGATGAGCGGCCCGACGTTCATGGACGGGATCGCCCTCGGGCAGGTCACGCCGGGGCCGATCGTCATCACATCCACTTTCGTCGGATACATGGTGCGCGGGGTTCCGGGAGCCGTGGCGGCCACCGCGGCGATCTTCACCCCCTCGTTCATCGTCCTGGCCGCGGCGGTTCCCTTCCTGGAACGGATGAAGCGGTCGCGGCATTACGCCGGGGCGACGCGCGGGATCCTCGGCTCCTTCGTGGGGCTGCTTTTCTACATGACGGTCCGGTTCGCATGGGCCGTCCCCTGGGACGCCGTCAAGGCGCTGTTCGCCGCCGCCGCGCTTGTCGCGCTCTTCCGGAAAGCGGGGATCCTCTACGTTGTGCTCGCGGGCGCCCTTCTTTCCGTTCTCATTTTCCGCTGA
- the ybaK gene encoding Cys-tRNA(Pro) deacylase, whose product MSREKMPVTAAIRVLRAAGVAYTEHPYAYEEKGGTAVCARELGVDEHAVIKTLVMEDDRKKPLVVLMHGDRQVSTQKLARAIGARSVAPCAPESANRHSGYMVGGTSPFGVRHPMPVYMEETILELEKIYINGGRKGFLVGMDPRDAARILSPVPVRVAV is encoded by the coding sequence ATGAGCAGGGAGAAGATGCCCGTCACGGCGGCGATCCGCGTCCTGCGGGCGGCGGGAGTCGCCTACACGGAGCACCCGTACGCCTACGAGGAGAAGGGCGGGACGGCGGTCTGCGCGCGGGAGCTGGGCGTCGACGAGCATGCCGTGATCAAGACGCTCGTGATGGAGGACGACCGGAAAAAGCCGCTGGTCGTCCTGATGCACGGGGACCGGCAGGTGTCCACGCAGAAGCTCGCACGCGCGATCGGCGCCCGGTCCGTCGCCCCTTGCGCGCCCGAATCGGCGAACCGGCATTCGGGATACATGGTCGGCGGGACCTCGCCGTTCGGCGTCCGGCATCCCATGCCGGTCTACATGGAGGAAACCATCCTCGAACTGGAGAAGATCTACATCAACGGGGGACGGAAAGGATTTCTCGTGGGGATGGATCCGCGGGACGCGGCGCGGATCCTCTCGCCGGTGCCGGTGCGGGTCGCCGTCTGA
- a CDS encoding NAD(P)-dependent oxidoreductase, translating to MATLKGKTLFITGASRGIGKEIALRAAEDGANIILAAKTDEPSPKLPGTIFTAAREIEEAGGKALPLKVDIRFEEQIAAAAAKGAEKFGGIDILVNNASAISLTGTRETPMKRFDLMFGVNVRGTFAASQALLPFLLRGVDPHILNLSPPPSLDPKWYRNHCAYTMSKMGMSLCVLGMAEEFREAGVAVNALWPKTAIATAALAMIPGLETRNCRTPRIVADAAHAILTRDCRSCTGNFFIDEELLAAEGVTDFSRYAVEPGQPLLPDFFLG from the coding sequence ATGGCCACTCTGAAAGGAAAGACGCTGTTCATCACCGGCGCGAGCCGTGGGATCGGCAAGGAAATCGCTCTAAGGGCGGCGGAAGACGGGGCGAACATCATCCTGGCGGCGAAGACGGACGAGCCCTCTCCGAAGCTGCCCGGGACGATCTTCACCGCCGCGCGGGAGATCGAGGAGGCCGGCGGGAAGGCGCTTCCGCTGAAGGTCGACATCCGCTTCGAGGAGCAGATCGCCGCGGCGGCCGCGAAGGGCGCGGAGAAGTTCGGCGGGATCGACATCCTCGTGAACAACGCCAGCGCGATCTCCCTCACGGGGACGCGGGAAACCCCGATGAAGCGGTTCGACCTGATGTTCGGGGTGAACGTGCGCGGGACCTTCGCCGCCTCGCAGGCGCTGCTCCCCTTCCTCCTGCGGGGCGTCGACCCGCACATCCTCAACCTGAGCCCGCCGCCCTCCCTCGACCCGAAGTGGTACCGGAACCACTGCGCCTATACGATGTCGAAGATGGGGATGTCGCTCTGCGTTCTCGGGATGGCCGAAGAGTTCCGGGAGGCGGGAGTGGCGGTGAACGCCCTCTGGCCGAAGACGGCGATCGCCACGGCGGCGCTCGCCATGATCCCGGGGCTGGAGACGCGCAACTGCCGGACGCCCCGGATCGTCGCCGATGCGGCCCACGCGATCCTCACGCGGGACTGCCGCTCCTGCACGGGCAATTTCTTCATCGACGAGGAGCTGCTCGCGGCGGAAGGCGTGACCGATTTCTCGCGATACGCCGTGGAGCCGGGACAGCCGCTGCTCCCCGATTTCTTCCTCGGCTAG
- a CDS encoding bacteriohemerythrin has product MYDWTEDLSVGVETIDSQHREIFRVFNTLLRGAEAASPSEAPWVLGFLEDYVVNHFGLEELYMRRYSYPGYLQHKNEHVSFIEKFYDLRDEFDATGSNPENADRLGRFLGAWLVNHIGRSDRALGEFIRRRDGKPE; this is encoded by the coding sequence ATGTACGACTGGACGGAGGATCTTTCGGTCGGTGTGGAGACGATCGACTCCCAGCACCGGGAGATCTTCCGGGTCTTCAACACGCTGTTGCGCGGCGCGGAGGCGGCGTCGCCGTCGGAGGCCCCCTGGGTGCTGGGCTTCCTCGAGGATTACGTGGTGAACCATTTCGGGCTGGAGGAGCTCTACATGCGGCGCTACTCCTATCCCGGCTACCTGCAGCACAAGAACGAGCACGTCTCGTTCATCGAAAAGTTCTACGACCTCCGCGACGAATTCGACGCTACGGGCTCCAACCCGGAGAACGCCGACCGCCTGGGGCGTTTCCTCGGCGCCTGGCTGGTGAACCACATCGGGAGATCGGACCGGGCGCTCGGCGAATTCATCCGCCGGAGGGACGGGAAGCCCGAGTAA
- a CDS encoding heavy-metal-associated domain-containing protein, which produces MERLTLEIGGMTCRHCAAAVKKALEAVPGVGRADVTLDPPRAGVEYDPARATAEAMAKAVEAEGYRAAPAAGE; this is translated from the coding sequence TTGGAGCGGCTGACGTTGGAGATCGGCGGGATGACGTGCCGGCACTGTGCGGCGGCGGTGAAGAAAGCGCTCGAGGCGGTTCCCGGGGTGGGGCGGGCCGATGTGACGCTCGATCCGCCGCGGGCGGGCGTCGAATACGACCCGGCAAGGGCGACGGCGGAAGCCATGGCGAAAGCCGTGGAGGCGGAAGGGTATCGCGCCGCCCCCGCGGCCGGGGAATAA
- a CDS encoding phosphotransferase: protein MHRIRKESLERYLSERFGGEARVTAIVPLGEQPAGAAKEYGYGKPVKVEFTVGGAPRAAVLATTSPGPFGHEHMSDRAQMLLWDYGAYNSLPRHARALDVGTLDGDGKMRSVRGAEEFFLLVEHAEGTGYIHDVARLQGGAEFRELDRDRADALCDYLSEIHAVKGEDPGLYVRRIRELVGHGECIMGLADSYPPRHGFITPALLEEIERRCVAWRWRLKGLSHRLRQVHGDFHPFNILFRDGTDFTVLDRSRGEWGEPADDVTALTGNYLFASLQAHGRLAGPFESMFLRFWDRYVCRTGDEEVLEAAPPFFAFRCLVMASPVWYPSLDEDVRRKLFSFTIAVLHAARFDPKRVNEMLRGL from the coding sequence ATGCATCGGATCAGGAAGGAGTCATTGGAACGGTATCTCTCCGAACGGTTCGGCGGGGAGGCCCGCGTCACGGCGATCGTCCCCCTGGGGGAGCAGCCGGCGGGAGCGGCCAAGGAATACGGGTACGGCAAGCCGGTGAAGGTCGAATTCACCGTGGGAGGCGCCCCGCGCGCCGCCGTCCTCGCGACGACCAGCCCCGGCCCCTTCGGCCACGAGCACATGTCGGACCGCGCCCAGATGCTTCTCTGGGACTACGGCGCGTACAACTCCCTCCCGCGCCACGCGCGGGCCCTCGACGTCGGGACGCTGGACGGAGACGGGAAGATGCGGTCCGTCCGCGGCGCCGAGGAGTTCTTCCTGCTGGTCGAGCACGCGGAAGGCACGGGCTACATCCACGACGTCGCGCGGCTCCAGGGCGGCGCCGAGTTCCGGGAGCTGGACCGGGACCGGGCGGACGCGCTGTGCGACTACCTCTCGGAGATCCACGCGGTGAAGGGAGAGGACCCCGGCCTGTACGTCCGCCGGATCCGCGAGCTGGTCGGCCACGGCGAGTGCATCATGGGACTGGCCGACAGCTACCCGCCGCGCCACGGCTTCATCACCCCCGCCCTCCTCGAGGAGATCGAGCGGCGCTGCGTCGCCTGGCGGTGGCGACTGAAGGGGCTCTCCCACCGGCTCCGGCAGGTCCACGGCGACTTCCACCCCTTCAACATCCTCTTCCGCGACGGGACCGACTTCACCGTGCTCGACCGTTCGCGGGGGGAATGGGGGGAGCCGGCGGACGACGTCACCGCGCTCACGGGCAATTACCTGTTCGCCTCGCTGCAGGCGCACGGACGGCTCGCGGGCCCCTTCGAATCGATGTTCCTCCGTTTCTGGGACCGCTACGTCTGCCGCACCGGCGACGAGGAGGTGCTCGAGGCGGCGCCCCCCTTCTTCGCGTTCCGCTGCCTCGTGATGGCGTCCCCCGTCTGGTACCCCTCCCTCGACGAGGACGTGCGCAGGAAGCTCTTCTCCTTCACGATCGCCGTCCTCCACGCCGCCCGCTTCGATCCGAAGCGGGTCAACGAGATGCTCCGTGGGCTCTGA
- a CDS encoding adenylyl-sulfate kinase yields MGSEGKPAFAVWLTGLPASGKSTIARELVALLAARGVHVRVLESDAVRREITPKATYGTAERDIFYAALGFTARVLTEHGVPVIVDATANLRSYRDRARTVIPRFLEVYVRCPLEVCCMRDPKTIYRRGTEGTAPNVPGISAPYEEPLSPEVTVDGERDAPGTSAARILGALEEKGYI; encoded by the coding sequence GTGGGCTCTGAGGGGAAGCCGGCTTTCGCCGTGTGGCTGACGGGGCTTCCCGCCTCGGGGAAGTCCACCATCGCCCGGGAGCTCGTCGCCCTGCTCGCCGCGAGGGGCGTGCATGTCCGCGTCCTCGAATCCGACGCCGTGCGCCGGGAGATCACGCCGAAGGCCACATATGGGACGGCGGAGCGGGACATCTTCTACGCGGCGCTCGGATTCACGGCCCGAGTCCTGACGGAGCACGGCGTCCCCGTGATCGTCGACGCCACCGCGAACCTCCGGAGCTACCGGGACCGGGCCCGCACGGTTATCCCGCGGTTCCTCGAAGTGTACGTGCGCTGCCCGCTGGAGGTCTGCTGCATGCGCGACCCGAAGACGATCTACCGCCGCGGGACGGAAGGGACGGCGCCCAACGTCCCGGGGATCTCCGCGCCGTACGAGGAGCCGCTGAGCCCCGAGGTGACGGTGGACGGCGAACGGGACGCGCCGGGGACTTCCGCCGCGCGGATCCTGGGAGCGCTCGAGGAGAAGGGTTACATCTGA
- a CDS encoding O-acetyl-ADP-ribose deacetylase: MVKRIGGKTIELVLGDIVRQNVEAIVNAANPSLLGGGGVDGAIHRAGGPSILEECQNIRNVRGECPPGDAVFTSGGRLPARYVIHAVGPVWQGGSRGESELLASCYRSALRIATKLGLRSVAFPSISTGIYGYPTGEAATVALLAVSSFLASEPAAPEVVRFVLYDSLTYMTYAGALDSL; this comes from the coding sequence ATGGTGAAGCGCATAGGCGGCAAGACCATCGAGCTGGTCCTCGGCGACATCGTCCGGCAGAACGTCGAGGCGATCGTCAACGCCGCGAACCCGTCGCTGCTGGGCGGCGGCGGAGTGGACGGCGCGATCCACCGCGCCGGGGGGCCGTCGATCCTCGAGGAGTGCCAGAACATCCGCAACGTGCGCGGCGAATGTCCTCCGGGGGATGCGGTCTTCACTTCCGGCGGCCGCCTTCCGGCGCGGTACGTGATCCACGCCGTGGGCCCCGTCTGGCAGGGCGGGTCGCGCGGAGAGTCCGAGCTGCTGGCGTCCTGCTACCGGAGCGCCCTCCGCATCGCCACGAAGCTGGGGCTGCGCTCCGTGGCCTTCCCGTCGATCAGCACCGGGATCTACGGCTACCCGACGGGCGAGGCGGCTACGGTCGCCCTCCTCGCCGTGTCGTCCTTCCTCGCGTCGGAGCCGGCGGCGCCCGAGGTCGTGCGCTTCGTCCTCTACGACTCCCTCACCTATATGACCTACGCCGGAGCCCTCGACTCCCTGTAG
- a CDS encoding DUF3426 domain-containing protein: protein MTRIVGCGSCGAHFRLNEELLKGAKGARIRCRKCGGAIEFRIGETAPEPVPAPEPAPALAALPEPLPEPERGDDSVDSVYEHIRRLYPPPAAPPPPPEEPPLIPLEPVFAPQGFPARKRGLRVPILAGAAAFLGIALGAGFLLPREPHSSRLPAPAAPAAVSSRPAVGPYTMWEKKGYLSPSGKYFVVSGRVTNSGGVTSAGIRVRAVLRDIDNNVLAEKESYAGNMIGQDRLPGMSREEIEERLGNRNGDMDSNRAIPPRETLPFMIVVFDLPRSVGSFSVEATDAPAPLRAP from the coding sequence ATGACCAGGATCGTCGGCTGCGGCTCCTGCGGGGCCCACTTCCGCCTGAATGAAGAGCTGCTCAAGGGCGCGAAGGGAGCGCGGATCCGGTGCCGGAAATGCGGCGGCGCGATCGAGTTCCGGATCGGGGAAACCGCGCCGGAGCCGGTGCCCGCGCCGGAGCCCGCGCCCGCGCTTGCGGCATTGCCGGAGCCCCTTCCGGAACCGGAGCGCGGCGACGATTCGGTCGACAGCGTGTACGAGCATATCCGCCGGCTGTACCCGCCTCCCGCGGCGCCGCCACCGCCTCCCGAAGAACCGCCATTGATCCCGCTGGAGCCGGTCTTCGCGCCACAGGGATTTCCCGCCCGCAAGCGCGGTCTCCGGGTTCCGATCCTCGCCGGCGCCGCGGCGTTCCTCGGGATCGCCCTCGGGGCCGGTTTCCTTCTGCCGAGGGAACCGCATTCCTCCCGGCTGCCCGCCCCCGCCGCCCCGGCGGCCGTTTCGTCGCGGCCGGCGGTAGGACCCTACACGATGTGGGAAAAGAAGGGTTACCTTTCCCCGAGCGGGAAGTATTTCGTGGTTTCCGGGCGCGTCACGAACTCAGGCGGCGTCACGAGCGCGGGAATCCGCGTTCGCGCGGTGCTGAGAGACATCGATAACAACGTGCTCGCGGAAAAGGAGTCGTACGCCGGGAACATGATCGGGCAGGATCGGCTTCCAGGAATGTCGCGGGAGGAGATCGAGGAGCGGCTCGGCAACCGGAACGGCGACATGGACTCGAACCGGGCGATCCCTCCGCGGGAAACGCTGCCGTTCATGATCGTCGTGTTCGATCTTCCCCGCTCGGTCGGTTCCTTCTCCGTCGAAGCGACGGATGCTCCAGCGCCTCTTCGCGCCCCCTGA